A stretch of the Lactuca sativa cultivar Salinas chromosome 9, Lsat_Salinas_v11, whole genome shotgun sequence genome encodes the following:
- the LOC111896821 gene encoding alcohol acyltransferase 9: MTNTGDSSHHVQVQEAVFITPSDPTPSHVLNLSAIDSQLFLRFTIEYLLIYHPPRHRRAGYRSAITALVKDALARALVPYYPLAGRVRTRSDGSCLEVVCRGQGAVFVESTGEFTISDFEKAPRYVTEWRKLLALEVTDVLEGAPPLVVQLTWLADDSAALAVGFSHCICDGIGSVEFLNHFARLANCHRYGAAEEFKPKPIWERHLLDPTPYRLKTIHHPEFIPVHDHCKFLTRFNQDQLTPTSTTFHDWRINELKTLAASTSQLSKPSLTSFEVVSAHIWRSWARALSFPPRQTLKLLFSINIRNRVKPSLPSEYYGNAIVLGCAQTTAKELTESGLGYATELIREAKNRVDDGFVREVVESVSLTRGKQVPDSVGVLILSQWSKVGLESVDFGLGRPVQVSPVCTDKYCILLPIPDQSRSVKSMVALPSISVGKYEHLIRAVE; the protein is encoded by the coding sequence ATGACCAACACGGGGGACTCCAGCCATCATGTACAAGTTCAAGAAGCAGTCTTTATTACCCCTTCGGACCCAACTCCCTCTCATGTTCTTAACCTCTCTGCTATCGATTCCCAGCTTTTTCTACGgtttacaatcgaatacttactGATCTACCATCCTCCTCGCCACCGAAGGGCGGGTTACCGGAGTGCCATCACCGCCCTTGTTAAAGACGCCCTCGCTCGAGCCCTTGTTCCATACTATCCTTTGGCAGGGCGAGTCAGGACTCGATCCGATGGCTCTTGTCTTGAAGTGGTTTGTCGAGGTCAAGGCGCAGTGTTCGTTGAGTCCACTGGTGAGTTTACAATCTCCGATTTCGAGAAGGCTCCAAGGTATGTGACGGAGTGGCGAAAGCTTTTGGCGTTGGAGGTGACGGACGTTCTCGAAGGGGCTCCGCCGTTGGTTGTACAGTTAACGTGGCTTGCAGACGACTCAGCGGCTCTCGCTGTCGGTTTTAGCCACTGTATATGCGACGGGATTGGCAGCGTTGAGTTTTTAAACCACTTCGCCAGATTAGCCAACTGCCACCGGTACGGCGCGGCGGAGGAGTTTAAACCCAAACCCATTTGGGAAAGACATCTTCTTGATCCAACTCCGTATAGACTAAAAACGATTCATCACCCCGAGTTCATCCCAGTCCATGACCATTGCAAGTTCTTGACTCGGTTCAACCAAGATCAACTCACTCCCACCTCCACCACATTTCACGATTGGAGAATAAACGAGCTAAAGACACTCGCGGCCTCCACGAGTCAACTCAGTAAACCATCGCTCACATCGTTCGAAGTCGTCTCTGCTCACATCTGGAGAAGCTGGGCTCGAGCATTAAGTTTCCCACCTAGACAAACCCTAAAATTATTATTTAGCATCAACATTCGTAACCGAGTTAAACCGAGTCTACCCAGTGAGTACTACGGCAATGCTATAGTCCTCGGATGTGCTCAAACGACAGCAAAGGAATTAACCGAGAGTGGATTAGGTTACGCCACGGAGTTAATAAGGGAAGCAAAGAACAGGGTGGATGATGGGTTCGTTAGGGAAGTGGTTGAATCAGTGAGTTTAACTCGGGGGAAACAAGTACCTGACTCGGTGGGTGTACTCATTTTGTCGCAATGGTCAAAGGTAGGGTTGGAAAGTGTTGACTTTGGGCTTGGGAGGCCTGTTCAGGTGTCACCAGTATGTACAGATAAGTACTGCATCCTCCTGCCAATACCCGATCAGAGCCGTTCAGTGAAATCCATGGTGGCTCTGCCGTCCATATCAGTTGGCAAGTACGAGCATCTGATCAGAGCTGTTGAATAA